The following coding sequences are from one Ruminococcus flavefaciens AE3010 window:
- a CDS encoding sugar transferase, whose amino-acid sequence MVAEKKNSSAFSASYVRKPFYGAVKRCLDILCSLIALVLLSPLMLITAIAIFIDDPGPILFRQIRIGKDNKPFKILKFRSMKRNAEKVKASLMKQNQDKGANFKMDHDPRVTRIGRIIRATSIDELPQLINILKGDMAVIGPRPFIEEEQKRLPSDRLLVKPGLSCYWQISGKNSLPLPEQIKLDRRYIEERSIIVDTKIVFLTFTKVLSGKNE is encoded by the coding sequence TTGGTAGCAGAAAAAAAAAATAGTTCAGCTTTTTCAGCAAGTTATGTTCGCAAACCTTTTTACGGAGCAGTTAAGCGTTGTCTGGATATATTATGTTCTCTGATCGCGCTGGTGCTGCTGTCTCCGCTGATGCTGATAACTGCGATAGCGATATTCATCGACGATCCGGGTCCGATACTGTTCAGACAGATACGTATCGGCAAGGATAATAAACCTTTCAAGATACTGAAATTCAGATCTATGAAGAGAAATGCAGAAAAAGTAAAAGCTTCACTTATGAAGCAAAATCAGGATAAGGGTGCAAACTTCAAGATGGACCATGATCCGAGAGTAACAAGGATAGGCAGAATAATTCGTGCGACTTCTATCGACGAGCTGCCTCAGCTGATAAATATCCTTAAAGGTGATATGGCAGTCATTGGTCCGCGTCCTTTCATTGAGGAAGAGCAGAAGCGCTTACCCAGTGACAGGCTTCTCGTTAAGCCGGGGCTTTCATGTTACTGGCAGATCAGCGGGAAAAACAGTTTACCTTTACCTGAGCAGATCAAATTAGATCGTAGATACATAGAAGAGCGTTCAATTATCGTTGATACTAAGATCGTCTTTTTGACGTTCACTAAAGTATTAAGCGGTAAAAATGAATGA
- a CDS encoding glycosyltransferase has protein sequence MSKIILHVVEAHGGVERYLVTLLTKMKKYPEFEHILVCSDSLDLNKFKNIVRDIAVIHTMHNAINLSNDFKSVLAVRKQIKKFKPDVVYCHSSKAGAIGRVADIGLKNKLIYNPHGWAFNIKGASRKKLFIYEMIEKILVPMTDKIICISEYEKKSALEHKICKAKKMVVINNGIDLDEYKDLKPKNRNELDIPKEAFVVGMIGRITLQKAPDVFVKMAEIVKKRIPEAFFIIVGDDIGEDNHRQEIEKLVEELGLSKSFLITGWVDNPLDYAGCLDVATLLSRWEGFGLVLPEYMLLGKPIVASRADAIPYVVGDAGLLVDIDNYKSAAESVIRLYKDNELKSRVIEKGKQRLKLFDVNRTVTESVKVF, from the coding sequence GTGTCAAAGATTATTCTGCATGTTGTTGAAGCCCACGGAGGGGTAGAAAGATACTTGGTTACACTACTGACCAAGATGAAGAAATATCCAGAGTTTGAACATATTCTTGTATGTTCGGATTCTCTTGATTTGAATAAGTTCAAAAACATTGTGAGAGATATTGCAGTTATTCATACGATGCATAATGCGATTAATCTGAGTAATGATTTCAAAAGCGTTTTAGCTGTACGAAAACAAATTAAGAAGTTCAAGCCAGATGTGGTTTACTGTCATAGTTCTAAAGCAGGCGCAATTGGACGAGTTGCTGATATTGGCTTAAAGAACAAGCTTATCTATAATCCACATGGTTGGGCGTTCAACATTAAAGGTGCAAGCAGGAAGAAATTATTCATCTATGAGATGATTGAGAAAATTCTTGTTCCTATGACAGACAAGATTATTTGTATATCTGAGTATGAGAAAAAGAGTGCTTTAGAGCATAAGATCTGTAAAGCTAAAAAAATGGTGGTTATTAATAATGGCATTGATTTAGATGAGTACAAGGACTTAAAACCTAAGAATAGAAATGAGTTGGATATTCCGAAAGAGGCATTTGTAGTTGGTATGATTGGACGTATCACGCTTCAAAAAGCACCGGATGTGTTTGTTAAGATGGCTGAAATAGTAAAAAAACGGATTCCTGAAGCTTTTTTTATTATTGTTGGTGATGATATAGGTGAAGACAATCATAGGCAAGAAATAGAAAAGCTAGTTGAGGAATTGGGACTGTCTAAATCTTTTCTTATTACAGGATGGGTTGATAATCCACTTGATTATGCTGGATGTCTTGACGTTGCGACTTTACTTAGTAGATGGGAGGGTTTTGGATTAGTGCTTCCTGAGTATATGCTTTTGGGTAAACCAATTGTCGCAAGCAGAGCTGATGCGATTCCGTATGTAGTTGGTGATGCTGGACTTTTAGTAGATATTGATAATTATAAATCAGCCGCAGAGTCAGTAATACGTCTGTATAAAGATAATGAATTAAAAAGTCGTGTTATAGAAAAAGGAAAGCAACGTTTAAAGCTATTTGATGTAAATAGAACAGTAACAGAAAGTGTTAAAGTTTTTTGA
- a CDS encoding polysaccharide biosynthesis tyrosine autokinase, with protein MKREGTFKKMNESYSIKDIISLLLSKIWLLIIVTIIGGAAAFCFSKFVLPLKYSSHISMYVQSYTGISENANQQNNISNSKQLVNTYMQVLKDDAVMNAVGDKLKEQFDEYTLNSTFGLVDGKISPSSIRNSLSITSVTDTSAITVVSTTKNAEVSAAVCNDLKEVAPDYVEEAVGVGQINTIDTAKVYKTPVAPNMKKNAALGALGALAFACMIIFLIDFFDNTVKDTDAVGKEFKKPIIGEIASFGIDKKKKNNSDSDDHVKLTDKDVPFNVVESYKSIRTNVTFALSTVEKKVFAVSSPNPGEGKSTTSANIAIALAQGGNKVLLIDADMRKAVQHKIFGLKNKKGLSSAISKMAKLEECVQKNVMNNLDVMTAGPVPPNPSELLASENMGAILEELGKEYSMILIDTPPVNVVTDGMELAKYISGIIVVLRYGKTTTEDVEDAIKKIEFAKMNMLGFIMNDVKTKRSGYYSKYKYKDKYYYKSGYGYGYYGAKPETSEEETAEEVKEEPAKKETPKKETPKNQSQNKSNKNNKNNKGKRKGKK; from the coding sequence ATGAAGAGGGAAGGGACCTTTAAAAAAATGAACGAAAGCTACTCTATTAAGGACATTATATCTTTGCTTTTAAGTAAAATCTGGCTTTTGATAATCGTAACAATAATCGGTGGAGCAGCCGCTTTTTGTTTTTCTAAGTTTGTTTTGCCGCTGAAATATTCATCACATATTTCGATGTACGTTCAGAGCTATACAGGTATTTCCGAAAATGCAAATCAGCAGAATAACATTAGTAATTCTAAACAGCTTGTCAATACATATATGCAGGTCCTGAAAGATGATGCAGTAATGAATGCTGTTGGTGATAAATTAAAAGAACAGTTTGATGAATATACTTTAAATTCAACTTTTGGTCTTGTTGATGGCAAGATAAGTCCTTCATCAATTAGAAATAGTCTTTCGATCACCTCTGTTACCGATACATCTGCTATCACAGTTGTTTCCACAACTAAAAACGCTGAGGTATCCGCAGCAGTCTGCAATGACCTTAAGGAAGTTGCTCCCGATTATGTTGAGGAAGCAGTAGGCGTAGGTCAGATCAATACAATTGATACAGCTAAGGTTTACAAAACACCTGTAGCTCCTAATATGAAAAAGAATGCTGCACTTGGTGCATTAGGAGCTCTTGCTTTTGCTTGTATGATAATCTTCCTTATTGATTTCTTTGATAACACTGTCAAGGACACAGATGCTGTCGGTAAGGAATTTAAGAAGCCTATAATTGGCGAGATCGCTTCATTTGGAATTGACAAGAAAAAGAAGAACAACAGTGACAGTGATGATCACGTTAAGCTTACAGATAAGGATGTTCCTTTCAATGTAGTTGAGAGCTACAAGTCAATTCGTACAAATGTGACCTTCGCACTTTCAACAGTAGAGAAGAAGGTATTTGCAGTATCTTCTCCGAATCCAGGTGAGGGAAAGTCAACAACATCTGCCAATATCGCAATTGCTCTTGCGCAGGGCGGCAATAAGGTATTGCTTATAGACGCTGATATGCGTAAGGCTGTTCAGCATAAGATATTTGGTCTTAAAAACAAAAAGGGACTTTCTTCGGCTATCAGTAAAATGGCTAAGCTTGAAGAGTGCGTTCAGAAAAATGTCATGAACAACCTTGACGTAATGACCGCAGGTCCTGTACCGCCTAACCCATCAGAGCTTCTCGCTTCCGAGAACATGGGCGCTATCCTTGAAGAACTCGGCAAGGAGTACTCAATGATACTCATTGATACACCTCCTGTAAACGTCGTTACAGACGGTATGGAGCTTGCTAAGTACATCTCGGGTATCATTGTTGTTCTCAGATACGGTAAAACTACTACCGAGGACGTTGAGGACGCTATCAAGAAGATAGAGTTCGCCAAGATGAATATGCTTGGCTTCATTATGAATGACGTCAAGACAAAGAGAAGCGGGTACTACAGTAAATACAAGTACAAGGACAAGTATTACTACAAGTCGGGCTACGGTTATGGCTATTACGGCGCAAAGCCTGAGACAAGTGAAGAAGAAACAGCAGAGGAAGTAAAGGAAGAGCCTGCTAAGAAGGAGACTCCAAAAAAGGAGACTCCCAAGAATCAGTCACAAAACAAGTCTAACAAAAATAATAAGAACAACAAAGGCAAAAGGAAAGGCAAGAAATGA
- a CDS encoding manganese catalase family protein, whose translation MWSSYSGYVQHGYANKLQYPVKIKTPNAKLAKVIISQLGGPDGELAASLRYLNQRYAMPYGEVKGLLTDIGTEELAHFEMISAILYQLTKDLSIEEIKASGFDTYFVDHTTGIYPVAASGTPFTAAYFQSKGDIITDLSEDMAAEQKARTTYDNILRLADDPDVRDPIRFLREREIVHYQRFGEPHRTR comes from the coding sequence GTGTGGAGTTCTTATAGTGGTTATGTACAACATGGATATGCCAATAAATTACAGTACCCTGTAAAGATAAAAACGCCCAATGCCAAGCTTGCCAAGGTCATAATTTCGCAGCTCGGAGGTCCTGACGGAGAGCTTGCGGCGTCTCTGCGCTATCTTAACCAGAGATACGCCATGCCATACGGCGAGGTAAAGGGACTTCTTACTGACATTGGAACTGAAGAACTAGCTCACTTCGAGATGATCTCAGCCATACTTTACCAGCTAACAAAAGATCTTTCTATTGAGGAGATAAAGGCAAGCGGCTTTGACACTTATTTTGTCGACCACACCACAGGCATCTATCCTGTGGCAGCTTCGGGAACACCGTTTACTGCGGCCTATTTCCAGTCCAAGGGCGACATTATAACCGATCTCTCCGAGGATATGGCAGCCGAGCAAAAAGCCCGCACCACCTATGACAATATACTCAGACTTGCCGATGACCCCGATGTACGTGATCCCATACGCTTCCTGCGTGAGCGCGAGATAGTTCATTACCAGCGGTTTGGTGAACCGCATCGTACAAGGTAG
- a CDS encoding CpsB/CapC family capsule biosynthesis tyrosine phosphatase, producing the protein MRTEYHCHILPGIDDGAKDVEMSLAMIEMMKTQGVERIVATSHFYAHREKSVAEFMKKRQAAFEKIKDKSPIKNIYLGAEVAIEHGISELKDIEKLAIEGTRLILLELPYRAYSKWMSEEIYNIGAEFKLKAMLAHVHRYLEYYSKDELEGILSTKSVMQINNEAFSSWKEKKLVKRVIADEKRFAFGSDAHNINDRKPNWDLLQKKAKPDVIALSDGILDRYML; encoded by the coding sequence ATGAGAACTGAGTATCATTGCCATATACTTCCCGGTATTGACGACGGCGCCAAGGACGTTGAAATGTCTCTTGCGATGATAGAAATGATGAAGACGCAGGGCGTTGAACGTATAGTTGCTACCTCGCATTTTTACGCTCACCGTGAAAAGTCTGTGGCTGAATTCATGAAAAAAAGGCAGGCTGCCTTTGAAAAAATAAAGGACAAGTCGCCTATCAAGAATATCTATCTTGGAGCAGAGGTCGCCATTGAACATGGTATTTCCGAGCTCAAGGATATAGAAAAGCTTGCTATCGAAGGTACACGACTGATACTTCTGGAGCTGCCGTACAGGGCATATTCAAAGTGGATGTCGGAGGAGATATACAACATCGGCGCAGAGTTCAAGCTTAAAGCAATGCTTGCTCATGTTCACCGTTACCTTGAGTATTACAGTAAGGACGAATTGGAGGGGATACTTTCCACAAAGTCCGTGATGCAGATAAATAACGAAGCTTTTTCAAGCTGGAAAGAAAAAAAGCTGGTCAAGCGTGTGATAGCTGATGAAAAGAGATTTGCTTTCGGCAGCGACGCGCATAATATAAATGACCGCAAGCCTAATTGGGACTTGCTTCAAAAGAAAGCGAAACCTGATGTCATTGCTTTATCTGATGGTATACTTGACAGATATATGCTTTGA
- a CDS encoding leucine-rich repeat protein, whose protein sequence is MKRIISAVISFTLCFSTFSAISGTAASLSPEVSISASTQTDSASYCGPSATWSLSNGTFTVKGSGPMNSWEMADDTPWSSQKSQIRTVVIEKGITSIGAAAFADCPSLSSVSIPDTVTIVERGAFDTCPSLGSVELPSSVATIGMDAFRKCSQLRSVTVYNPDCYFGGIKDTISNTVADSHGGATSYSGVIRGYSGSTAESFAKKSGYNFNSLGNVPKPTTTTTTTTTTTTTTTTTTTKATTTSTAKKTTTATKTSTTSKTTTSSKPTTAVNPPAPETFTTVKDGSFTYRIYSDHAEFEKCERFFWGEVNIPNEKNGVPVTAVLANAFKDRMMVSAVTVPETVKSIAASSFSGSGCKTVTILGAKCDINKDCGINCKVRGYDNSTAQAYASEKGLAFESLGPSPAPAPSASPDVTFGDSNCDTAVDLSDAVLIMQAFANPNKYGITGTHESHITDQGLKNGDVFMRGDGITMNDAATIQLYLLGKLDSLPADK, encoded by the coding sequence ATGAAGAGAATAATATCGGCTGTTATTTCGTTCACGCTTTGTTTCTCAACTTTTTCGGCAATTTCGGGTACAGCAGCAAGCCTGTCACCTGAAGTAAGCATTTCGGCTTCGACTCAGACTGATTCCGCATCTTACTGCGGTCCCAGCGCAACATGGTCATTATCCAACGGCACATTCACAGTAAAAGGCAGCGGTCCAATGAACTCATGGGAAATGGCAGACGATACCCCATGGTCAAGTCAAAAGTCTCAGATAAGGACTGTAGTCATTGAAAAGGGCATTACATCTATCGGTGCAGCAGCTTTTGCAGACTGCCCGTCACTAAGCTCCGTTTCTATCCCAGACACGGTCACTATAGTTGAAAGAGGCGCATTCGACACCTGCCCATCATTAGGGTCTGTGGAGCTTCCTTCAAGTGTAGCTACAATTGGAATGGACGCTTTCAGAAAATGCTCTCAGCTCCGTTCCGTAACAGTATATAATCCCGACTGCTATTTCGGCGGCATAAAGGATACTATCTCAAATACAGTTGCAGACAGCCACGGCGGCGCTACGAGCTACAGCGGTGTTATCCGCGGCTACAGCGGCTCAACTGCCGAAAGCTTCGCAAAGAAAAGCGGATATAACTTCAACAGTCTTGGAAATGTACCGAAGCCAACAACAACAACAACAACAACAACAACTACTACTACTACTACTACTACTACTACCACAAAGGCAACTACAACTTCCACTGCTAAGAAAACAACCACTGCAACAAAAACTTCAACCACTTCTAAAACTACGACCTCGTCAAAACCAACTACTGCTGTAAATCCACCTGCTCCCGAAACATTCACTACCGTCAAGGACGGAAGCTTTACATACAGGATATACAGTGATCACGCAGAGTTTGAAAAGTGTGAGAGATTCTTCTGGGGAGAGGTCAATATCCCCAATGAAAAAAACGGCGTGCCTGTTACAGCAGTCCTCGCCAATGCTTTCAAAGACAGAATGATGGTATCTGCTGTTACTGTTCCCGAAACAGTAAAAAGCATTGCTGCTTCATCATTCAGCGGCAGCGGCTGCAAGACCGTTACCATACTCGGTGCGAAATGCGATATAAACAAAGATTGCGGAATCAATTGCAAGGTCCGCGGATATGACAACTCCACAGCACAGGCTTATGCTTCCGAAAAGGGTCTTGCTTTTGAATCGCTGGGGCCCTCACCTGCTCCTGCTCCGTCTGCGAGTCCCGATGTTACATTTGGCGATTCAAACTGCGACACGGCAGTCGACCTTTCAGACGCAGTCCTCATTATGCAGGCTTTTGCAAATCCAAATAAATACGGTATTACAGGTACTCACGAAAGTCATATTACCGATCAGGGTCTTAAAAACGGTGATGTATTCATGCGCGGCGACGGTATCACTATGAACGACGCTGCAACTATTCAGCTTTACCTCCTTGGTAAACTGGATTCGCTCCCTGCTGATAAGTAA